A window from Vigna angularis cultivar LongXiaoDou No.4 chromosome 7, ASM1680809v1, whole genome shotgun sequence encodes these proteins:
- the LOC108338290 gene encoding abscisic acid receptor PYL8, which yields MNEIGNGGLSNVEMEHIRRHHRHEPGENQCGSALVKHIRAPVPQVWSLVRRFDQPQKYKPFVSRCVVRGDLEIGSLREVDVKSGLPATTSTERLELLDDNEHILSIRIIGGDHRLRNYSSIMSLHPEIIDGRPGTLVIESFVVDIPEGNTKDETCYFVEALIKCNLKSLADVSEGLAVQDRTEPIDRM from the exons ATGAATGAGATTGGGAATGGAGGATTGAGCAACGTGGAGATGGAGCACATTAGACGACACCACAGGCACGAGCCTGGTGAGAATCAGTGTGGCTCTGCGCTTGTTAAACATATAAGAGCACCGGTTCCTcag GTATGGTCCTTGGTGAGGAGGTTTGATCAACCACAAAAGTACAAGCCATTTGTGAGTAGATGTGTTGTAAGGGGAGACCTTGAGATTGGGAGTCTGAGAGAAGTCGATGTTAAATCAGGGCTTCCAGCCACTACTAGTACAGAAAGATTGGAACTCCTCGATGACAATGAGCATATTCTCAGCATCAGGATTATTGGTGGTGATCATAGACTGAGG AACTACTCCTCTATCATGTCTCTACACCCAGAAATCATTGATGGAAGGCCAGGTACACTGGTAATTGAATCTTTTGTGGTGGATATACCTGAGGGCAACACGAAAGATGAGACCTGCTACTTCGTGGAGGCCTTAATAAAATGCAATCTCAAATCACTTGCTGATGTCTCAGAAGGGCTTGCCGTGCAAGATCGCACTGAACCAATTGATCGGATGTAG